The Zygosaccharomyces rouxii strain CBS732 chromosome A complete sequence genome window below encodes:
- the PRE8 gene encoding proteasome core particle subunit alpha 2 (highly similar to uniprot|P23639 Saccharomyces cerevisiae YML092C PRE8 20S proteasome beta-type subunit) — protein sequence MADRYSFSLTTFSPNGKLGQIDYAFTAVKQGVTSIGVKATNGVVIATEKKSSSPLALTETLNKISQITPNIGTVYSGMGPDYRVLVDKSRKVAHTHYKRIYGEYPPTKLLVSEIAKIMQEATQSGGVRPYGASLLVAGYDEHTGFGLYQVDPSGSYFPWKATAIGKGSTAAKTFLEKRWNEELELEDAIHTVLLTLKESVEGEFNGDTIEIAVIGDENKDLLGYKGVPGDKGPRFRKLTAQEINDRLDAL from the coding sequence ATGGCTGACAGGTATTCATTTTCCCTAACCACCTTCTCACccaatggtaaattgggACAGATCGATTATGCCTTTACAGCGGTGAAGCAAGGTGTAACCTCTATTGGTGTTAAAGCTACAAATGGTGTTGTCATTGCCACAGAgaagaaatcttcatctccaTTGGCTCTCACTGAAAcattgaataaaatttcacaaATAACACCAAACATTGGAACTGTCTATTCCGGTATGGGTCCTGATTACAGAGTTCTAGTGGATAAATCAAGGAAAGTGGCGCACACACATTATAAGAGAATTTATGGTGAGTATCCACCAACAAAACTTCTGGTTTCTGAAATTGCTAAAATCATGCAAGAAGCTACTCAATCGGGTGGTGTTAGACCATATGGTGCATCTCTTTTGGTCGCCGGTTATGACGAACATACAGGTTTTGGGCTATATCAGGTAGATCCGTCCGGATCTTATTTCCCCTGGAAGGCTACAGCTATAGGGAAGGGTTCTACTGCTGCAAAGACTTTCTtagagaaaagatggaaCGAAGAActtgaattggaagatgccATCCATACAGTGCTTCTCACGTTAAAGGAATCTGTAGAGGGTGAATTTAACGGAGATACAATTGAAATAGCAGTTATCGGTGATGAGAACAAGGATCTGTTAGGTTACAAGGGTGTTCCAGGTGATAAAGGCCCTCGCTTTAGAAAATTAACTGCACAAGAAATCAACGATAGATTGGATGCATTATGA
- the UTP14 gene encoding Utp14p (similar to gnl|GLV|CAGL0H06985g Candida glabrata CAGL0H06985g and weakly similar to YML093W uniprot|Q04500 Saccharomyces cerevisiae YML093W UTP14 Nucleolar protein component of the small subunit (SSU) processome containing the U3 snoRNA that is involved in processing of pre-18S rRNA) has translation MAKKKNQPSSKLRKRAQNALELAQNELGESDYSDDESAYNSGRRGVLNISRRGQDEDEFEGSENGEESFEDEDLDSDEALGSDDEYDVMNSKFSQTIRDKQKNKNRNQEPEGDSDEEYTSIDEADLLPLSAVWDKAGNDDDDGDSSSGAEENSNGKLELQNENEIDGDDDDDDDEGDESESSQESGSEENPFDEVPQDDDDEVELNNVTSGLMKEGDKQEYKRLNNYGTGKENEYALPSATSVSGSNKLNLADMIGVVDDKEAAAKATLVQDNSSTLSVPLPQRIQQRHERKAAYEISKDEMDKWKDVVQQNRRAEHLDFASGRSVPDNTSSTFTRSAGQPQTELEEKVDKVLQNSNLVDPVKNSTFEELATAKMSPEDMKKKTREMRLMRELMFREERKAKRLKKIKSKTYRRIKKKEMLKNRELAGVDEESDEDADVARAKERMTLKHRANSKWAKEMVKHGMTNDAETREEMEEMLRQGERLNTKVLDHDSEEDDPNLSDIEREEEKEQSQGTSGEKLGKSGIMDMAFMKTAEAREKDENRKTMEALRAAEVSGNVDEESDDEKAANVELNQGRRIYNSVASVNSKQERAKKSGDKPNGKKQVKDGEVEVRYEEPEQQEARNGKESEDKKTESVNPWLATGDEEDESTVKHSSKVSVVDKDSTKAAKNLYKIEKKGKRNSKAADADEDLLLDADDQHHMTFQTEDLTPNFMFKQQDVVAEAFAGDDVVTSFDDDKKRVAESEDDKEEDVTLPGWGQWAGAGSNPKKKRKFVKKIKGTVEKNKRKDKNLQNVIINEKLNKKNLKYQSSAVPFPFESKEQYERSLRMPLGSEWTSSSAHQKMIKPRILTKPSEVIDPLKAPFK, from the coding sequence ATGgctaaaaagaagaatcagCCTTCTTCTAAGTTACGTAAGAGAGCTCAAAATGCTCTTGAATTAGCCCAAAATGAGCTTGGTGAAAGTGATTACTCTGATGACGAAAGTGCTTACAATAGTGGTAGAAGAGGTGTGCTGAATATTTCAAGGAGGGgccaagatgaagatgaatttgaaggCTCTGAAAACGGTGAGGAAAGTTTTGAAGAcgaagatttggattctgaTGAGGCACTAGGATCAGATGACGAATATGATGTGATGAATTCCAAGTTTTCTCAGACTATTCGTGATAAGcagaagaataaaaatagGAATCAAGAACCTGAGGGTGATTCTGATGAGGAGTACACTTCGATCGATGAAGCAGATTTGTTACCATTGTCTGCAGTTTGGGATAAAGCGGGtaatgacgatgatgatggagATTCGAGCTCAGGTGCAGAAGAAAATAGCAATGGTAAGTTAGAACTTCAAAATGAGAATGAGatcgatggtgatgatgatgatgatgatgatgaaggtgatgaatCAGAGAGCTCTCAAGAATCTGGTTCTGAGGAGAACCCCTTCGACGAAGTTCctcaagatgatgatgatgaagtagAATTAAACAACGTCACTTCAGGTTTAATGAAGGAAGGAGACAAGCAGGAATACAAAAGACTAAACAATTACGGTACGGGcaaagaaaatgaataTGCACTACCGTCTGCTACTTCGGTTAGCGGTAGTAATAAACTGAATTTGGCCGACATGATAGGCGTTGTTGATGATAAGGAAGCTGCTGCCAAGGCCACTTTGGTTCAAGACAATTCTTCGACGTTGTCAGTGCCTCTTCCTCAAAGAATTCAACAAAGACATGAACGTAAGGCAGCTTACGAAATCTCTAAGGATGAGATGGATAAATGGAAGGATGTTGTACAGCAAAACCGCAGAGCTGaacatttggattttgcTAGTGGTCGTTCAGTACCTGATAACACATCATCTACTTTCACTAGGTCTGCAGGACAACCACAGacagaattagaagaaaaagttGACAAAGTCTTACAGAATAGTAATTTAGTGGATCcggtgaaaaattctacctttgaagaattggcaaCAGCCAAGATGTCACCAGAAgatatgaagaagaaaaccAGAGAAATGAGATTAATGAGAGAACTAATGTTCCGTGAGGAGAGAAAGGCTAAGAggttaaagaagataaaaTCCAAGACTTACCGCCGtatcaagaagaaggaaatgttgaaaaatagGGAACTAGCAGGTGtggatgaagaatctgatgaagatgccgATGTTGCTAGAGCCAAAGAAAGAATGACTCTTAAACATAGAGCTAACTCCAAGTGGGCAAAAGAAATGGTAAAACACGGTATGACAAACGATGCCGAGACTAGGGAAGAAATGGAGGAAATGCTGCGACAAGGTGAGCGTCTAAATACCAAGGTTTTAGACCACGATTCAGAAGAGGATGACCCTAACCTAAGCGAtattgaaagagaagaggaGAAGGAGCAATCACAGGGTACCTCCGGAGAGAAGCTCGGTAAGTCTGGTATTATGGATATGGCTTTCATGAAGACAGCCGAAGCTAGAGAGAAGGATGAGAATAGAAAAACAATGGAAGCTCTCAGAGCCGCTGAAGTATCTGGTAAtgtagatgaagaaagtgaCGATGAGAAAGCTGCAAATGTAGAATTAAACCAGGGGAGAAGGATATACAATTCTGTTGCGTCTGTAAATTCGAAGCAAGAACGAGCCAAAAAGTCCGGTGATAAACCTAATGGTAAGAAGCAAGTAAAAGATGGAGAAGTCGAAGTCCGTTATGAAGAACCTGAACAGCAAGAAGCTCGTAATGGAAAAGAGTCTGAAGACAAAAAGACTGAGTCTGTTAATCCATGGTTAGCAACAggtgatgaagaggatgaaagTACAGTTAAacattcttcaaaagtttcagTCGTTGACAAAGATAGTACGAAGGCAGCAAAGAACCTCTACAAGATCGAGAAGAAGGGGAAGCGTAATTCTAAGGctgctgatgctgatgaAGATCTATTGCTAGATGCTGATGATCAACACCATATGACATTCCAAACGGAGGACTTAACACCCAACTTCATGTTCAAACAACAAGACGTTGTTGCAGAGGCGTTTGCTGGTGATGATGTAGTGACCAgttttgatgatgataagaAAAGAGTAGCAGAAAGTGAAGATGACAAGGAGGAAGATGTGACATTGCCAGGATGGGGTCAATGGGCAGGTGCTGGTTCCAATccaaaaaagaagagaaaatttGTTAAAAAGATCAAGGGGACCGTTGAGAAGAATAAGAGGAAGGATAAGAATCTACAAAACGTTAttattaatgaaaaattgaacaaaaagaaCCTCAAGTATCAATCCTCCGCGGTTCCATTCCCTTTCGAGAGCAAAGAACAATACGAAAGATCTCTACGTATGCCATTGGGTTCAGAATGGACTTCAAGCTCTGCTCATCAAAAGATGATCAAACCAAGAATATTGACCAAACCTTCGGAAGTTATCGATCCTTTAAAGGCTCCTTTCAAGTAA
- the COX14 gene encoding Cox14p (similar to uniprot|P39103 Saccharomyces cerevisiae YML129C COX14 Mitochondrial membrane protein required for assembly of cytochrome c oxidase): MARYPWYTKVTDAVHRLTVLTLIGGSAWMMGSLGYTMYQNGKKYEQKVTQQLEADEKRDLEGAASSAE; this comes from the coding sequence ATGGCCAGATACCCTTGGTACACAAAAGTAACAGATGCAGTCCACCGTCTGACGGTTTTAACTCTAATCGGTGGATCTGCATGGATGATGGGTAGTTTGGGTTATACTATGTATCAGAATGGTAAGAAATACGAACAGAAAGTGACCCAACAGCTAGAAGCTGACGAAAAGCGTGATTTGGAAGGTGCTGCATCTTCTGCTGAATAA
- the MSC1 gene encoding double-strand break repair enhancer MSC1 (similar to uniprot|Q03104 Saccharomyces cerevisiae YML128C MSC1 Protein of unknown function green fluorescent protein (GFP)-fusion protein localizes to the endoplasmic reticulum msc1 mutants are defective in directing meiotic recombination events to homologous chromatids) has product MKPSISILYSLAVSANVANVIADGSIFDSWTHSDLKSYIKDQQRSLEKLSSKTYEELKETLSEAWPGQTGSKKPWWQFWPSQSSVTGSSQPVTDWLFETWPMERLHAFLKKNGIHPHPGATKDQLIKYIKDHFYSISEKLDTSGFYPSSSYFEHWTADDFKSWLQDFEVPFEENNDELLDKVRENIYHVSKAAEEKRLNALKSLDLANRELLDSAGDIKKDVFEHWSAEDLRKWLNSHKIPYNDDIEEKRDALAALASDQKELLKDDIQWFLEAAQRHSSPFLSKSPDYVCSVWDKTLLNLGSAFNSVQNKVGDVINDTFLIDLDSWPRGKITEFLDARGVSYSKIATNEQLRALVREVRNKPLKKAQEKYDQLTDGAWYHSLKNWAQRKSGEVQGNDYYKSVSTNAKTLSKNTQSWASGLGKKVKDDFNSWSVEDLKNYLKKMSGGASTATMSKDELVKLVREKTNLMLGVQEQPWYERWTNNVKNLFSRVPAALAVRQ; this is encoded by the coding sequence ATGAAGCCAAGTATTAGTATTCTTTATTCACTTGCAGTGAGCGCAAACGTTGCAAACGTTATTGCAGATGGATCTATCTTTGATAGTTGGACCCATAGCGATTTGAAGAGTTATATCAAGGATCAGCAAAGGagtttggaaaaattaagTTCAAAAACTTATGAAGAGTTGAAGGAAACCTTATCAGAAGCATGGCCCGGACAAACTGGCAGTAAAAAACCATGGTGGCAGTTTTGGCCCAGTCAAAGTTCTGTGACTGGCTCATCGCAACCAGTTACTGATTGGTTATTTGAGACATGGCCAATGGAAAGGCTACACGCATTTCTCAAAAAGAATGGGATTCACCCCCATCCAGGCGCTACTAAAGATCAGTTGATCAAGTATATAAAAGACCATTTTTACTCGATTTCAGAGAAATTGGATACTTCTGGATTCTatccatcttcatcctATTTCGAACACTGGACAGCAgatgatttcaaatcttggttACAAGACTTTGAAGTGCCATTCGAAgaaaataatgatgaattgttgGACAAAGTGAGGGAAAACATCTATCACGTATCCAAAGctgctgaagaaaaaaggtTAAACGCTTTGAAGTCGTTGGATTTGGCAAATAGAGAACTGCTCGATTCTGCAGGAGATATCAAGAAGGACGTTTTCGAACACTGGTCTGCTGAAGATCTAAGGAAATGGTTGAACAGCCATAAGATTCCGTACAATGATGATATCGAAGAAAAGCGCGATGCGTTAGCGGCTTTAGCTTCGGATCAAAAGGAATTACTAAAAGATGATATTCAATGGTTCTTAGAAGCGGCTCAAAGACattcttcaccatttttgaGTAAGTCTCCTGACTACGTTTGTTCAGTATGGGATAAGACTCTTTTGAATTTAGGAAGTGCTTTCAATTCTGTTCAAAATAAAGTTGGGGATGTGATCAACGACACTTTCCTAATTGATTTGGATAGTTGGCCAAGAGGTAAAATTACTGAGTTTCTAGATGCACGCGGTGTAAGCTACAGTAAAATTGCAACGAATGAACAACTGCGTGCATTGGTAAGAGAGGTCAGAAATAAGCCATTGAAAAAGGCACAGGAGAAGTATGACCAATTGACCGATGGTGCATGGTATCACAGCCTGAAGAATTGGGCCCAAAGAAAATCTGGTGAAGTTCAAGGGAATGATTACTACAAATCAGTTAGTACTAACGCTAAAACTTTGAGTAAAAACACCCAAAGTTGGGCCTCAGGCCTTGGTAAGAAGGTTAAggatgatttcaattcttggtCCGTGgaagatttaaagaattatttgaagaaaatgagTGGTGGTGCTTCGACTGCCACAATGTCCAAGGATGAATTGGTGAAACTGGTAAGAGAAAAAACTAATCTGATGCTAGGAGTACAAGAACAGCCATGGTATGAGAGATGGACCAATAATGTTAAGAATTTATTTTCGCGTGTACCTGCTGCCTTAGCGGTAAGACAATAA
- a CDS encoding uncharacterized protein (conserved hypothetical protein) — protein MVNFSPEGIDPQDFDALYEDIYMEACRFGPVRSMVICENRNDHLKGNVYLYYEREQDAEDAKNNFNTRWFDERPLYCDLTHVADFREAVCRKHDLGTCERGGDCNFMHVRRPSTKIRIDLEKSQAKHWQFETKRSKS, from the coding sequence ATGGTTAACTTCTCTCCTGAAGGAATCGATCCACAAGACTTTGATGCGCTGTATGAAGACATCTATATGGAAGCATGTAGATTTGGTCCAGTACGATCTATGGTTATCTGTGAGAATCGTAATGACCACTTAAAGGGAAATGTTTATTTGTATTACGAAAGGGAACAAGATGCTGAGGATGCtaaaaacaattttaatacGAGGTGGTTTGATGAAAGACCACTTTACTGTGATTTAACACATGTCGCCGATTTTAGAGAGGCCGTTTGTAGGAAACATGATTTAGGCACTTGTGAAAGAGGTGGCGATTGCAACTTTATGCATGTTAGAAGACCTTCCACTAAGATTAGAATCGATTTAGAGAAATCACAAGCTAAACATTGGCAATTTGAAACAAAAAGGTCTAAAAGCTga